In the Eptesicus fuscus isolate TK198812 chromosome 22, DD_ASM_mEF_20220401, whole genome shotgun sequence genome, gaccctcgcctctcccagaaGTCCGGACTTGCTTTTGTGTTTCAGAggcatcttttcatttgtctgCCAGTTCTGGAGAAAGTGTAGGCTCTCGGGCTCTAAAACAGATTCGCTTTAAAGGCAGGTGGGAAAGTGAGTGTTAATTATGATGATGGCCAAAAATAAAGTGATGGTTATGTAAGCATTAATTCCCTCTTTAGAAAGACGCTGCTGTTGGCTCGGCAGCTTAAAGACAGAGCCGTGGAGGCGCAGTCCTGTTACAGCCTGGGCAACACCTACACGCTGCTCCAGGACTACGACAAGGCCATCGACTACCACCTGAAGCACCTGGCCATCGCTCAGGAGCTGGAGGACAGGTGATGGCGACAGGGTTTCCGTCCAGTGTCTTGTGTTCCCTTTTAAGTTTCTGTTTAAGGAAGTTCCTGTTTCAGTAGCATCCTCTGTACAGTTGTGTCTGAAGGACTCCGTGTGTTAGGGGTTAGCCTGGTCCCGGGGAGCCCTGAACCCAGGTCAGTAACTGGGTCACAGTCCCTGCCACCTGCAGCCGCCCTCCTGACAGGTCAGACTGAGTGAGGCACGGCCGCTCCTCGATCAGCTCATTGTCGCCAGCAGGAAGGAAGGTCCCTTGTGtccagtcccccctcccctccttgttAAGAGAAGCTAGAAGTCTGAGTTTTATATGAAGCCTTGTGATTGTTAATGTTGGTGACTAGTTCCCTTTTTTCACTGAATGAACGAACAGCATCCATGTGCAGGCCTGTGGTCTGTGTGTGGACGTTAGGAGAGTAGGTTTCACCTCAGGATGGAGGAGAACCTCTCTTAACTGCCCGAGGGAGTGGGTCCTCCCCCCCTATGGCTGCATGATCACGGGGGCTGCAGAGAACATGGGCGGGGACAGACCCGCCCCTGCGACTTGGTCTGTCATACAGCGCATGTTTAAAAAGGCGTTTAACGCTGGACTCTGGGTTTCAGTGTTTTCTGGGCATTCGAGCTTGTCTCCAGGATGGAGATGGTGTTTTTCACGTCAAACACCACGTGAACGCAGAGCGCTGTGCACCTCAATTACTGCTGGGCAGCCGGTGACCACGCTCCCCTCCCTCCGGATAACGGCAAGTTTGCTTTGATCGTTTCGTAGAATCGGCGAAGGGAGAGCGTGCTGGAGCTTAGGAAACGCATACACAGCCCTAGGAAACCACGAGCAAGCCATGCACTTCGCTGAAAAGCACCTGGAGATTTCGAGAGAGGTAAGCTGGAAGGCCGGTCTGTGCGGCTGGGACTCCGGTCGGCAGGGACAGCCGGCACTGCGGGGATCGCTCCTCTGCGGCCAGTGCCGAGTTGATATTGTTCCCCACACACCTGAGCTGCTGATCGGAGGGTGTGTTCGCACCGGCCTTGATGTGGGAGGTGAGGCTGGTTTCCAGGGACCGGAATATGCCCCGCCACACCCCCTGTTCTCCATGGACAAGCcgtgtgtgtgggaggaaaggACGGCTTTTAGAATCAAGGACTGGCTCCTGTTACAGTCCTGCCACCTACTGCCTATTTGAGCTTAGAAACCTTTGAGCCTCACttctgtcatctgtaaaatgggaatatctAGCTTGCCAAGTCATCATAAGgatgagataatatatataaagtggccctggccggtggtctCAGTGGTCAGAATGtcgccccatgcaccaaagggttgcaggttcaatccctgggccCCAGGTGGTCAGGGCGAGGgcgggagaggcaaccaatcaatgtgtcactggaggggggagggtcctcagcccagcctgtgccctcttgcagtctgggagcccttggaggatgccCAGCTGCTggcttaggggagcaggcctaaaccgtcagttggacatccttagcgttgccgCGGAGGCGTGCTCACCAGctcgtgagcccggcttctggctgagcggtgctccccctgtgggagctcactgatcaccagggggcagctcctgcattgagcgtctgccccctggaggtgaTTGTGCGTCCCAGCGACCGgctgttccaccatttggtcaatttgcatattagttagTCTCTTATTACATAGGCTGATCACAGACTAAGAGCAGTCCAGTATTTAGAGAACTAAAGAgctgatgaaataaaattagctgTACCATTGTCATGTTTTAGaaacttcccttttctttcttctacaaAAACCCCATTTAATTCAGTCTCATAATTCCAGTATAACTATTTTCATCCAGCTCACAACATTTTCGGCTAGTCTTCACGTTCCCTGTCCTTCCTCTAACACACACCTGCTGTGGTTGTAGGTCGGGGACAGCAGCGGCGAGCTAACAGCGCGGCTGAATCTCTCCGACCTTCAGATGGTTCTCGGGCTGAGCTACAGCACAAACAACTCCGTGATGTCTGAAAACATTGAAACAGATAACAGCTCGCACGGTAAGTAATAGGTCTTCAAAACCCAGCTGCATCCTTAAGGTTTACGTTTAAATTGGTCATCACATGTTCACCAAATCCAGAGAAAATATAACGGgaagttaaacattttattaacacAGGTTAATGACATTAAAACAGATTTGGGaggtttttaaaaactggaatttGGTTCTTTATAAAAAGCCTAACAGATCTACAGTAAGATTACtcaagggaaaaaagagagaagtggACATAAGCTTCCCACTAACACAATGCCTGGCCCAGATGACTGCACTGTGAGGTCTACCAAACAATGAAGAAAACTGATTCCACAGAATTCTGTAGATCTCAGTCTCCGAGAACAGTATAACCTTCATTTCCAAACTAGACAAGAACAATACAAGGTAAATTATAGGCGTCTTCACTTGTGAGCTTAGATGCAGAAACTCTAAACAAGATATTAGCAAACCAGGTCCAGCAGTGAATTTAATGTGGTTttacaagttttgtttttttatttgagagagaaacattgatcggctgcctcctgtaagcccccTCCTGcgaatcaagcctgtaacctgtaATCACTCAAGTCGGAACACTAAATATTAAGAAGGATGTCCGTTTTCCCCAACTGATGTAAATTTAAGGCACTACCCAGCAATTCGCGAGTTACTTTGGGAAACGTGATGAGGTCACTTTTTCACTCAATGTAGATGAAAAAAAGGCCCGAGAACTGAAAGCAAAGCATGAAAAACAAGAAATGGGATCATGTCTTGACATCCTCTGTAGGTATAAAGATTTTAAAGCTACAGTAACTAAAACGGTGTGCTGTAGGCATAGAGACAGACCCGCGGAAGGAAAGATAGAACCTGTATTTATACGCCTTGCATATATGGAAACTGTTAGCTCACAAAAATACATCCTTGCTGGATTGAAGATTTAAATGTGGAAAACAGCAGCAGTGAGGCTGCTGGCTGACTATCAGGCACTGCACTGACCCTCACAGAGAAAGATGAGTTACCCACACGGCTGTGTCTATGACACACACCCCGTTAGAGAGGAACTGCCCGCGGGCGGGAGTGGTCTGCCGAGTCTGCTGTGCTGCCTGTGCCAGAGAGGACCTTCATGATGCCCCAGGGGAAGGACGTCTCAGGCAGAACACAAAACCACTGAGGGAAAGACTGACGTTGAAATTAAGAACTTCATGAACAGAAACCATAGAGGCAAAACACACAGCGGACATGGCCACACGGAGTGATTAAAAAGGGATTTGTAGTCTCCCTGTGTAAGAACTCCTGTGAATTAGGACCAACATAAGTAACaactgaaaaatgggcaaaagcgACGAACCGAAGAAACACGAACGGCCCAGAGGTAAGGTACTCACAGGTTTTTAACTCCTGAGTCAGGGAGGACCACAGGGAAGTGACACAGACCTGTGCAGTGGAGGGACAGGGTCTGGCAACACAGGACTGAAGCCGTGTGGGTAATGGAGTCTATGCGgtcttgactggaatagaaagtGGTCTGTTTTGAAGAACAACTTGGCAACACTCTGGTGAAGCTGAAGGTGTGCCAACTTATGGTCCAGCAGTTCTGCTCCCCTTACCCCAGCATCCAGCCTGGGAGACACCTGCACACCCAGGTCCAGGCGTTTCTGGAGTGGTAGCACTTATATCTGTCTTAGTAAGATGGATATGTCAGTAATTTCCTAGTCTTAAGGCAATGAAAGCTAATTAAACTAAATTGTACATATCACCTTGGATGAATCTCACGAATGTAAGGGAGCTCCAAGGGAGTAAGTAGAgtagcagtcgccaaccggtggagTGGTCCgcgaggtctgaaaggttggcgaccgctgagtCAGAGGATCTGTACAGTATGAGACCATTTATATAGTGTATATAATAAGCTTTATTGCTTAGCTTATACATAAgtaatgaaaatatgaaaaattataggAAGAAAGAGGGACATTGTTGGGGGAGCTAATGTGTTGgtaacagtttattttttaagctggGTAGGTATCGTGTTTTCCTTATattatgccttttaaaatattgcttctcTTTAAAAGATTGAGGAGAAATGaaagttttttatatttaataatttaatgataatatttaatgaaaaatttttgaggaacttttTAACCTATTTTCTGACAGGCAGTAAATCTGTCCTCTAATGAGATCGTAAATGAAATGGGTAACTCTTACAGTGCTTGGCTGTTATTTTGGTTCTTACCCCAAAATTGAAAGTCTAAAGCCTTTTCCTTacgtttttacttatttaaaccCCTCTCTAgtttgtttgggtttattttaaaGACGTTAGATAGTACAAAGACAATTATTATAAACACTTTTTCTAAATTAAGGGTCAATGTTAGTAACCCAAGTTAGTTTCCAACCAAAATGTAACTTTCTTACATCAAAATCTTTGAGAGGGAGGGCATAGTCTATTTCtatagaaagttattttcttttaaaaaaatgtattttattttgataatcagagaggaaggaagagggagagatagaaacatcaatgatgagaatcattgactggctgactcctgcatgccccctactggggattgagcctgcaaccgaacctgggacccttcagtctgcaggctgacgctctatccactgagccaaaccagctaggtctagAAAATTACTCTTAAAAGAACACGTTTGTACAGATTTCCTACTTCATGTGGGTTTGTGTAACAGGCTTTAAAATCCAGTAACAAATGCCAGAGTGATGCTGAATTTGTAGTGTAAACGTCTCCCTGgtttatttaaattgcttttttacAAAGGTGCACGCCCCAAGTTTGGACGCCGACACAGTATGGAAAACATGGAACTTATGAAATTAACACCAGAAAAGGTAGgtagtttttataaaatttcttgaactgttataaaaatattttagtaacttggaaaaatttatttttattgacaagagagagggagaaacatcaatgatgagaatcattgatcggctgcttcctgcacgccccacactgggaactgagcccacaacccgggcctgtgccctgacggggaaccacactgtgacctcctggttcatagatcgacactcaaccactgagccgtgccgggCTATTTTAGtaacttttaatttaataaaatgacaaaattatttttaatgtacagtTGATTCTCATTATTCATGGATTCCATATTTACAGAGTTGGCTACTcacaaaatttatttgtaactccCAAAAAGTATTCGTGgtgcttttttcccctcatgtAAGATCTTTTTTTTGGTTGAGggtatattggtttcaggtgtacaatagtatatatttttcctatgCATTCAAACTCAGAGAGCAAACtgagggttgccagatgggagggggttggtgggctgggtgaaaaggatTTAGAAATTGGCAATTACAAAATAGTGACAGGGAACATGgtaataatgtaataactacgtatggtCCAGGTGGGGACTAGACTCAATGGGGCGGGGTCACTTTGCAAGTCATATACATGTCTAATCacagttgtacacctgaaactaatgtaatattgtatgtcaactctaatagaaaaataaaatttaaaaaaacctatttaaccgttttttaaaaagattgttaCCTGTGTTTAAACCAGATCATATACATTTGATTAGATTTTGCCTATTGAGAATTTAGTATTGTTTGACAAAAAATGCTGCGTAAGTTTTAGGTGTTAAATTTGCGGTTAAACTTGTACATATATCCAACACCCAGGATGAAACCTTGGCTTTCTCTGaccattcaaattttatttttatgggatTTTGGCAAACTTTCTTATTCTTAGGTTTTTAAAAgccaccatgctgttttgataatGAGAAATCTACAGTGTGTATTTGGTACAAGCTATTGAAACAGTGAACTATCCTAGGAGTTTGTTTCAAGATGTAAGCCTCGCCCTAGCGGGCTGGCcccgttggttggagtgtcgtctcatacaccgaaaggttgtgaGCTCCAGGTCAGGTTTCgtataggaggcaacccatcgaagtttctctccttcccttcctctctacaaagcatatcctcaggtgaggataaaaaaaaaaaaaggtctaagCCTCACCCCTCAGTACGAAATGAGAGGGTGGAGGTTAATATTCTAGGGAACCCGAGGTGTTGGCTTCACGCTCCGCTTTACACGTGCCTTTATCATTCGGCAGGTGCAGAACTGGAACAGTGAACTTCTTGCTAAACAAAAACCCCTCATTGCCAAACCTTCTGCAAAGCTACTCTTTGTCAACAgattgaaggggaaaaaatacaaAACCAGTACCTCCACTAAAGTCCTCCAAGATGCCAGGAACTCCATTGAGCACCGCGTTCCAAATCCCCAGAGGGTACGTATGTGTGAAATAAGGTTTTGAGTACAGTTCTCCCTTATCCGCGTTTGCTCTCCAAGGTTTCAGTCACCTGTGATCAACCGCAATCCAAATATATTACATTGAAAATTTCAAAGTGGCACACTGTTCTGAGTGGGGTGACGAGATCTCACGCTGTCCGCTCTGCCATCTCTGCCCAGTGTCTCCACACTGTCCATGCTCCCTGCCTGTCAGTCACTCAGTAGCCGGTTATCAGGTCACCTGTCCAGGTATCGCAGTGCTGTGTTCAAGTGACCCTATTGTAGggtggccccaaagtgcaagaggaGCTGGCAACGCGGGTGTGCCCGAGGGAGAGGGATCGCCTGAGGCGATGCCTGTCACTGACCCTTGCACGATTCATTCAGGACCTGAAGCAGTGCCCGCGTCTGAGGTCCCTGAAGTCACTACAAATGCTTTTCAGTGGTTCCTTTCACACAGAAAAGGcccatttttaatcctcatcttgTCCCACTGATGACCTGGGGATGCTGCTGGGGGACTTAGCTTTTCTCTCCGTCTCAGAAACTCAGTGCGGACACGACGGGAGAGGAAGGCTTTTTTGACCTCCTGAGCCGGTTTCAGAGCAACCGGATGGACGACCAGCGGTGCTGCTTGCGAGACAAGACGTGCGGGACGGCTTCCGGCACGGCGCCGTCCACGCCCCCGAGAGTGAAGCTGAAACGTgagttccctctgcctctcccagtgCTCACAGCTCCCAGTTATCTCTGAGGACTCGGTCCTAATGGAGGCACAAGAGCTGGGCCCCAACAGGGTATGTGTGCCGGTCGAACGAGGCGGTGTCAGTTCCCGAGTGCATCTGCCTCTGCTCCGAGGGGCTGGGCAGAAACTCCAGTTCATGTAAAATGCAGACGCTTCCCAgctggatggagagagagactTCTGATCAGGTGACTGCCGCCGCCCTGAGCATTCACTCTGAGTGTAGTTATTAGCGCGATGGTTCCTATCCAGGGCGTGGAATAACAACACTGTCCCACTTCCTGTCAGACACATTAAGGAAGAGAAACAACTATTTACCTTCTAAAATGGAGCTCGGCACAAAAGGGACATGCAGCACTGGAAGCACCCCAAATGGATGTGAGGGGTCTCTGGATCCTCCCGTCCCTGTCCCCCAGAGACAGAGCTTAGCAGGAAGGAGCCGTGTCCATAACGAATAAGCCTGACGTTCGGGCCGTTTCCCTGTTCGTAGCGCCGTCTGTCTCCGTGGTGTCCCCCAACACGGACGAGTTTCTGGATCTCCTGGCCAGCTCGCAGAGCCGCCGCCTGGACGACCAGAGGGCCAGTGTCAGTAACCTGCCGGGGCTTCGTCTGACCCCAAACCACCACCAGCCAGTCCTGGGCCACCTGGTGACGAGTGACAAGGAGCCTGACGAAGACTTCTTCGACATCCTCGTGAGATGTCAGGTACGTGCATGTGTGTCACGCGGTGGATGGCTCTGGCAGGACTGGAATTGTGCgcgggggagggctgtgtggagaAGAGACTCCAAGGAATGGGAGAAGACCCCGAAAAGGGCCCGTCTGCCCTGTTAGGGGAGGGCCCTTTCTAGCCAGGTAGCATCTGGGGATGCTCCGAGCGCAACGGCTTTCCATCTTAGCTGTTTCAGCGATTACCAGCCAGTGTGCTTACGGGAAGGGAAACAATGCTGCGTCTCCTTCATTTAACAACAGTTCTGGGTACTGTTCTAGACACGAGAGGCATCGGGTATGTTTGCATAAATAATAGTGTAAGTCAGGTGCAAGACAAAGGGCTGCTGGTTGGAGGCGTGTCGGTTTGGGAAGACATttctggagagaggcctgaacgAGGCAAAGCAGTCGGCCCCGTGAAAGGGCATTCCACAGAGACGGCAAGTCCAGGTGGGATGAGTGAGGGGAAGATCCTGGAGGGTCTGCATGATCATGGCTGTCAGTGGGAACTAACGTGGGAATTCAGCAAAAAGACGGGTGACCAGAGTGGCGGCAGAGTGACAGTCAGACGGTGGGCAGGACAGAGTCGAGGATGGCTCCAGCTTTGTGGGGTGAACGGTGCCATTTAATGGGAcgggaaggcagaggagaaacAGCGAGCTCTACTTCACGTGTAAATCGAGGGCCCCTAACCAGACATTCACATGAAGAAGGCAAATGGATGTGAAAGTGTGGCCCACAGAGCAGTAACTGCGGGAGGCAGCAGCAGGCGGCTGGTGCCAGAGCCCTGGGAAGAGGGGACACTGAgcagtggaggaggcagccgaggaCTCGGCGCTCCAGATCCATCTGATGGAGGCACGTCTGCAACCAGCCGGAGCCCTGAGAGTGGAAAGCCACGTGCAGCGGGGTTTCGAGGGATGCTCACCTGTGTCAGGTGCTGCTAAAAGCCTTGTAAGGTGATGGCTAagatgatgattagtgattttgaaagGTACTGTCCTAGTGACATGGAAGGGACTAAGGAGGGAGTGGGTTGGGAACATGGAAGTgtgaaaggggaggaggaggaggaacggAAGGAGGCGGGAGCAAGCAGGAGTAGGAGGGCCATACACggaaaagaaaggaagtggaGCGCAGCTGACCTTTGTGACAGGAACAGGACTGCTGGCCTGTGCTGAGGACTC is a window encoding:
- the GPSM2 gene encoding G-protein-signaling modulator 2 isoform X2 — its product is MEASCLELALEGERLCKAGDCRAGVSFFEAAVQVGTEDLKTLSAIYSQLGNAYFYLHDYAKALEYHHHDLTLARTIGDQLGEAKASGNLGNTLKVLGNFDEAVVCCQRHLDISRELNDKVGEARALYNLGNVYHAKGKSFGCPGPQDAADFPEEVRGALQAAVDLYEENLSLVTALGDRAAQGRAFGNLGNTHYLLGNFRDAVIAHEQRLLIAKEFGDKAAERRAYSNLGNAYIFLGEFEMASDYYKKTLLLARQLKDRAVEAQSCYSLGNTYTLLQDYDKAIDYHLKHLAIAQELEDRIGEGRACWSLGNAYTALGNHEQAMHFAEKHLEISREVGDSSGELTARLNLSDLQMVLGLSYSTNNSVMSENIETDNSSHGARPKFGRRHSMENMELMKLTPEKVQNWNSELLAKQKPLIAKPSAKLLFVNRLKGKKYKTSTSTKVLQDARNSIEHRVPNPQRKLSADTTGEEGFFDLLSRFQSNRMDDQRCCLRDKTCGTASGTAPSTPPRVKLKPPSVSVVSPNTDEFLDLLASSQSRRLDDQRASVSNLPGLRLTPNHHQPVLGHLVTSDKEPDEDFFDILVRCQGSRLDDQRCAPPAATKGPTVPDEDFFSLILRSQAKRMDEQRVLLQRDQNRDAAFGLKGCLQSDARVEFKNSGRK